A single genomic interval of Rosistilla ulvae harbors:
- the cas7c gene encoding type I-C CRISPR-associated protein Cas7/Csd2, which produces MNQPIENRYEFLYLFDCENGNPNGDPDAGNAPRIDYQDMHGLVSDVMVKRRIRNYVQSAAGNAMPNAIFIEHASNLNEAIARSAEATQEVKNAQKKDSKEKSSDANKRIVGARSKWMCGNFYDVRTFGAVMSTGPNAGQVRGPVQIAFSRSVDPIVTMDVAITRMAVAGGPTKASATAEEYAQWTESQDEDKLRTMGRKSIIPYGLYVGKGFISANLAEKTGFSKEDLKLLFEAVLNMFEHDRSSSKGVMTVRAPIFVFKHVGTGSDDQQRKRQAKMGCCPAQTLFEEVVDIEQNAEGMSKDGVNVPRKWSHYSVAADESKIPTGVELIQIRSVADLEKL; this is translated from the coding sequence ATGAACCAGCCAATTGAAAATCGATATGAATTCCTCTACTTGTTCGACTGCGAAAATGGCAATCCGAATGGCGACCCCGACGCAGGAAATGCGCCACGCATCGACTACCAAGATATGCACGGCTTAGTCTCCGACGTGATGGTCAAGCGGCGGATTCGCAACTACGTTCAATCCGCCGCTGGCAATGCCATGCCCAATGCGATCTTCATTGAACACGCTTCGAACTTAAACGAAGCGATCGCACGCAGCGCCGAAGCGACTCAAGAAGTCAAGAATGCTCAGAAAAAGGACAGCAAGGAAAAGTCGTCCGATGCGAACAAGCGAATTGTTGGTGCTCGGTCAAAATGGATGTGCGGCAATTTTTATGATGTCAGAACATTTGGGGCAGTAATGAGCACGGGCCCCAACGCGGGGCAGGTTCGAGGGCCTGTTCAGATAGCATTCTCGCGATCGGTTGATCCAATCGTGACAATGGATGTGGCAATTACTCGAATGGCGGTCGCTGGCGGTCCAACGAAAGCGAGTGCTACGGCTGAAGAATACGCGCAGTGGACCGAATCGCAGGATGAGGACAAACTGCGGACGATGGGACGCAAGTCGATCATTCCCTACGGGCTTTATGTCGGCAAGGGCTTTATCTCCGCAAACTTGGCTGAAAAAACAGGGTTTTCAAAAGAGGATTTGAAACTGCTATTTGAGGCAGTGCTAAACATGTTCGAGCATGATCGGTCATCCAGTAAAGGTGTGATGACCGTCCGCGCTCCCATCTTTGTTTTCAAGCACGTCGGTACAGGGAGCGACGACCAACAGCGCAAACGGCAAGCTAAGATGGGATGCTGTCCCGCTCAGACATTGTTTGAAGAGGTCGTGGACATCGAACAGAACGCTGAAGGCATGTCAAAAGACGGTGTGAATGTTCCGCGAAAGTGGTCCCACTATTCAGTCGCCGCTGACGAGTCGAAGATTCCGACAGGTGTCGAGCTCATCCAGATCAGGTCCGTTGCCGACCTTGAGAAGCTGTAG
- the cas4 gene encoding CRISPR-associated protein Cas4, which yields MISMSYTDDELLPISALQHLVFCERQCALIHIERLWADNALTVDGHLLHKKAHDNSHELIDGVRVARSLWLVSRRLGLVGQADIVELHRDGSVVPVEYKRGKPKRDRSDEIQLCAQALCLEEQLETSIDRGFLFYGKRKRRTAVAIDASLRDQTGAVIARLRNMIDRQQTPTATRQPKCENCSLIDLCLPDGQRFRNGVAAWNQRQFAVAAGDDAPLTDSYDFLSAEAN from the coding sequence ATGATTTCCATGTCCTACACCGACGACGAACTGCTGCCGATTTCCGCTTTGCAACACTTGGTGTTCTGCGAACGCCAGTGTGCGCTGATTCATATCGAACGGTTGTGGGCCGACAATGCCCTGACCGTCGATGGACATCTGCTGCATAAAAAGGCGCACGATAATTCGCACGAATTGATCGATGGCGTGCGAGTCGCCCGCAGCTTGTGGCTCGTCTCGCGTCGGCTTGGGCTTGTCGGCCAAGCCGATATCGTGGAACTGCACCGCGATGGCAGCGTCGTTCCGGTGGAATACAAACGTGGTAAACCCAAACGCGATCGAAGCGATGAGATCCAACTGTGCGCCCAAGCACTCTGCCTGGAGGAACAATTGGAGACTTCGATCGATCGCGGCTTTCTCTTTTATGGGAAACGTAAACGTCGGACCGCCGTCGCCATCGACGCCAGCCTCCGCGACCAAACCGGCGCCGTGATCGCTCGCTTACGAAACATGATCGATCGACAACAAACGCCCACGGCAACTCGCCAGCCCAAGTGCGAAAACTGTTCATTGATCGATCTCTGCTTACCCGATGGGCAACGCTTTCGTAACGGCGTCGCCGCCTGGAACCAGCGGCAATTTGCGGTCGCCGCAGGGGATGACGCTCCGCTGACCGACAGCTACGACTTTCTGTCTGCTGAGGCTAACTGA
- the cas1c gene encoding type I-C CRISPR-associated endonuclease Cas1c produces MKKHLNTLFVTTEGAYLRKEGQAVVVRVEKQTRLRVPLHNLDGIVCFGRVGCSPALMASCAKGNVSISFLNPYGGFLAAVTGFSPGNVLLRRQQYRAADAADSTLAIAKEIVAGKIANSRSVLLRAARDISAPDAQEQLQRAARRMANDVTMARNETSLDALRGREGESAATYFQVFSSMISPQATGFAFTTRSRRPPLDPLNALLSFLYSMLTHDARSACEAAGLDAAVGFLHRDRPGRPGLALDLIEEFRAFLVDRLTLSLINRRQIQSSDFEITQSGAVLLKDKPRKTVLAAYQKRKQATITHPFLDEKTTIGLLIHLQARLLARHLRGDLDAYPPFLWR; encoded by the coding sequence ATGAAAAAGCATCTAAATACGCTGTTCGTGACAACCGAAGGGGCTTATCTGCGGAAGGAGGGACAAGCCGTCGTCGTCCGCGTTGAAAAACAAACCCGGCTCCGCGTCCCGCTGCACAATCTCGATGGCATCGTTTGCTTTGGCCGCGTCGGCTGCAGTCCCGCGCTGATGGCCAGTTGCGCCAAAGGGAACGTCTCGATCTCGTTTCTGAATCCTTACGGCGGGTTCCTCGCTGCGGTCACCGGTTTTTCGCCCGGCAACGTGCTGCTGCGTCGCCAGCAGTATCGCGCTGCCGATGCAGCCGATTCGACACTTGCGATTGCCAAAGAGATTGTCGCTGGAAAGATCGCCAACAGCCGCAGCGTGCTGCTGCGGGCAGCACGCGATATCTCTGCTCCCGATGCACAGGAACAACTGCAGCGCGCCGCGCGACGCATGGCCAACGACGTGACGATGGCCCGAAATGAAACCTCGCTCGATGCGCTGCGCGGCCGTGAAGGAGAAAGTGCGGCGACCTACTTTCAAGTATTTTCTTCCATGATATCCCCGCAAGCAACCGGCTTTGCCTTTACAACGCGATCGCGGCGGCCACCTTTGGATCCGTTAAACGCGTTGCTTTCCTTTTTGTATTCGATGCTCACTCACGACGCGCGAAGCGCCTGTGAAGCGGCAGGCCTGGACGCAGCCGTTGGGTTCCTGCATCGCGACCGCCCCGGACGACCGGGACTGGCACTCGATTTGATCGAAGAGTTCCGCGCGTTTCTCGTCGACCGACTGACCCTCTCGTTGATCAATCGTCGGCAGATCCAAAGCAGTGATTTCGAGATCACGCAGTCCGGCGCGGTGCTGCTGAAAGATAAACCGCGCAAGACAGTTTTGGCTGCGTACCAAAAACGGAAGCAAGCTACGATCACGCACCCGTTCCTGGATGAAAAGACGACGATTGGATTGTTGATCCATCTGCAAGCTCGTCTCTTGGCCCGCCATCTGCGCGGCGATCTGGATGCCTACCCGCCATTTCTCTGGAGATAA
- the cas2 gene encoding CRISPR-associated endonuclease Cas2, translating to MYVLVTYDVSTTTAEGRKRLRNTAKICLNYGQRVQNSVFELLIDPAQWAQCKAELCDTIEPQTDSLRFYYLGNNWKNRVEHVGAKPAIDLEGPLFA from the coding sequence GTGTATGTCTTGGTAACCTATGACGTCAGTACGACAACTGCTGAGGGACGCAAGCGATTGCGGAACACGGCAAAGATCTGCCTCAATTACGGGCAACGCGTGCAAAACTCGGTTTTTGAATTATTGATCGATCCAGCGCAATGGGCTCAGTGCAAAGCGGAACTCTGCGACACGATTGAACCGCAGACCGACAGTCTGCGATTTTATTATCTCGGGAACAATTGGAAAAACCGCGTCGAACATGTGGGAGCCAAGCCGGCGATCGATCTCGAAGGACCGTTGTTTGCGTAG
- a CDS encoding efflux RND transporter periplasmic adaptor subunit, giving the protein MQTFNVPAIIWIVPLILCVPACDNVVAVRDTVLHGGAPLAEVPASAHPHGAASHPTAHAEGSHQASEHATEAHAEGGHHVVHKIVVTSPIAKDVVSTQQYVCQIHSWRHIEVKALEGGYLERIAVNEGQAVKQGDLLFKILPTLYQARLESDQAEAQLAQIELQNTERLYHQNIVAMPEVALARAKLAKAQAKVNLALAELDFANVKAPFDGIVDKQYEQLGSLIEEGAMLTTLSDNSVMWAYFNVPEARYLAYQADSNKDDVKVELLLADGNKFSQVGRIGAIEADFNNETGNIAFRGDFPNPSHLLRHGQTGTVLLSRVVNGAVVIPQRATYEILAKKYAFVVDDDNVVHQREITIQSEQDDIFLIKEGLSATDKIVLEGIRQVRDGDRVEYEFQDPEDVLRNLKHHAE; this is encoded by the coding sequence ATGCAAACGTTTAATGTTCCCGCCATCATTTGGATCGTGCCGCTGATCCTTTGCGTCCCCGCTTGTGACAACGTCGTGGCGGTTCGCGATACGGTGCTGCACGGCGGAGCTCCGCTGGCCGAAGTTCCAGCCTCCGCGCATCCCCACGGTGCGGCGAGTCATCCAACGGCACACGCCGAAGGCTCGCACCAGGCGTCGGAACACGCCACCGAAGCGCATGCCGAAGGCGGGCATCACGTGGTGCACAAGATCGTCGTCACCAGTCCGATCGCCAAGGATGTTGTCAGCACTCAGCAATACGTCTGCCAGATTCACTCCTGGCGTCACATCGAGGTCAAAGCGCTCGAAGGGGGCTATCTGGAGCGGATCGCGGTCAACGAAGGGCAAGCCGTGAAGCAGGGGGATCTGTTGTTCAAAATCCTGCCGACGCTCTACCAAGCGAGATTGGAATCGGATCAGGCCGAGGCTCAATTGGCTCAGATCGAGTTACAAAACACCGAACGGCTGTATCACCAGAACATCGTCGCGATGCCGGAGGTTGCGTTGGCTCGAGCCAAGTTGGCGAAGGCGCAAGCGAAAGTCAATCTCGCGTTGGCGGAGCTGGACTTTGCAAACGTCAAAGCCCCGTTCGACGGCATCGTCGACAAACAATACGAACAACTGGGCAGTCTGATCGAGGAGGGGGCGATGCTGACAACGCTGTCGGATAACAGCGTGATGTGGGCCTACTTCAACGTCCCCGAAGCGAGATACCTCGCCTACCAAGCCGATTCGAACAAAGACGATGTCAAAGTCGAACTGCTTCTCGCCGACGGCAACAAGTTTTCGCAGGTCGGCCGCATCGGAGCGATCGAAGCCGACTTCAACAACGAAACCGGCAACATCGCCTTCCGCGGCGACTTCCCCAACCCCAGCCATCTGTTGCGGCACGGTCAGACCGGCACGGTACTGCTGAGCCGCGTGGTCAACGGAGCTGTCGTGATTCCTCAGCGTGCGACCTACGAAATCCTCGCCAAGAAATATGCGTTTGTTGTGGATGACGACAACGTGGTTCACCAACGCGAGATCACGATCCAGAGCGAACAAGACGACATCTTCTTGATCAAAGAGGGGCTTTCGGCGACCGACAAGATCGTGCTCGAAGGGATCCGCCAAGTCCGCGACGGCGATCGCGTGGAATACGAATTCCAAGACCCCGAAGATGTCCTTCGGAATCTGAAACACCACGCCGAATAA
- a CDS encoding efflux RND transporter permease subunit translates to MFAKILHRPALAIVVSLLILLMGGLAIVTLPISQFPSVAPPSVRVSVSYPGASAKILIDSTMVILEQAINGVPNMRYMLGDATSAGEGTIQVIFEPGTDPNVAVMNVNNRVQMVKNNLPPIVEREGIIVMQNMTSMLMYVNVFSKDPNVDQNFLYNYATVNVLNEIKRIPGIGSATILGNRAYAMRVELDLDRMRAYKVDAEDVMEALADQSLIGSPGRLGQATGQTSQTLEYVLTWIGRYDTPEQYGDIILKANSAGEILRIKDVAKVSLGSSFYDLYSDIDGLPSAAIVLKQTPGSNAAEVIEKVKEKVEEIKQESFPPGMDYAVTYDVSNFLDASIEKVLHTLFEAFILVSLVVFLFLGDVRSTLIPTLAVPVSLIGTFFFMLMFGMSINLITLFALVLAIGVVVDDAIVVVEAVHEKMHTKHLGPYQATQEVMHEISGAIIAITLVMTAVFIPVTFMTGPVGVFYRQFALTMAMSIVISGVVALTLTPVLCAMILKPHADHEQQRGLIGLINRGLSKVAGCYAFLIRGFLCTLLGLCVGTGLYALLHNHFVHELISEQIELTPIRTWILVGGVALLSIFSFRAMFSGSDGSEKKRGPLGIFLHLFDRGVEHVTGGYAAILRRIIPRRILTMGVVGGFVYGILTVTQVLPTGFIPLEDQGMIYGIVQTPPGSTLEYTNAKCHELQKICNQMDEITSVSSIAGYEVLTEGRGSNAGTCIINLNPWADRELTSRQVIEELEKRGADIANVKLEFFEPPAVPGFGAAGGFSVNLLDKTNSGDYQTLGEETDKFMEALGKRKELKGLFTFFASNYPQYEIVIDNDVAMQKGVSIRDAMDNLSIVVGSTWEQGFVRFGQFYKVYVQAAPEFRRYPEDLDNMFVKNDRDEMVPYSAFMKIKKKQGLNEISRYNLYPTAPIQGAPAEGYSSGEAIAAIKEVAAETLPKGFGIDWQGLAYDEANAGNTAVYIFLIVVVFVYMVLVGQYESFLLPLAVITSLPVGIFGAFALLKAMGLSNDVYCQIGLVMLVGLLGKNAILIIEFAVQRRHDGLSIAEAGIEGGRLRFRPILMTSFAFIVGMVPLVRASGAGAIGNRTIGTTAAGGMLMGTLAGVLVIPGLYYIFAKLADGKKLLKDESDQPLSERIEHGSLNHPEPNA, encoded by the coding sequence ATGTTCGCGAAAATTTTGCATCGGCCAGCCTTGGCCATCGTCGTCTCGCTGCTGATCTTGCTGATGGGCGGACTGGCGATCGTCACGTTGCCGATCTCACAATTCCCCTCGGTCGCGCCGCCGAGCGTCCGCGTTTCGGTCTCCTATCCTGGAGCGAGTGCCAAGATCCTGATCGATTCGACGATGGTGATTCTCGAACAGGCGATCAACGGTGTTCCCAACATGCGATACATGCTGGGAGATGCGACGAGTGCCGGCGAGGGAACGATCCAAGTCATCTTTGAACCGGGGACCGATCCGAACGTGGCGGTGATGAACGTCAACAATCGGGTCCAGATGGTCAAGAACAACCTGCCCCCGATCGTGGAGCGGGAAGGGATCATCGTGATGCAGAACATGACCAGCATGTTGATGTATGTGAATGTCTTCAGCAAAGATCCAAACGTCGACCAAAACTTTCTCTACAACTACGCCACCGTCAACGTACTCAACGAGATCAAACGGATTCCCGGCATCGGCAGCGCGACGATTCTTGGCAACCGCGCCTACGCCATGCGAGTCGAATTGGATCTCGACCGGATGCGTGCTTATAAGGTCGACGCGGAAGACGTCATGGAAGCGCTCGCCGATCAGAGTTTGATCGGATCGCCGGGGAGGCTGGGACAAGCGACGGGGCAAACTTCACAAACGCTAGAGTATGTGTTGACCTGGATCGGGCGTTACGACACACCGGAACAGTACGGAGACATTATTCTCAAAGCCAATTCCGCAGGAGAGATCCTGCGGATCAAGGATGTGGCAAAAGTCTCGCTCGGATCCTCCTTCTACGACCTCTATTCGGATATCGACGGCTTGCCATCCGCTGCGATCGTGCTCAAGCAAACCCCGGGCTCCAACGCGGCGGAGGTGATCGAGAAGGTGAAGGAGAAGGTGGAAGAGATCAAGCAGGAATCGTTCCCGCCGGGGATGGACTATGCCGTCACTTACGACGTCTCCAACTTTCTCGACGCATCGATCGAAAAGGTACTGCACACGCTGTTCGAAGCGTTCATCCTCGTTTCGCTTGTCGTCTTCCTGTTCCTCGGCGATGTCCGCAGCACGTTGATTCCCACGCTGGCCGTTCCGGTATCGTTGATCGGTACGTTCTTTTTCATGCTGATGTTTGGCATGTCGATCAACCTGATCACGCTTTTTGCGTTGGTCCTTGCGATCGGCGTGGTGGTCGACGATGCGATCGTGGTCGTTGAAGCGGTACACGAAAAGATGCACACCAAACACCTCGGCCCCTATCAAGCGACGCAGGAGGTGATGCATGAGATCAGCGGAGCGATCATCGCGATCACGTTGGTGATGACCGCGGTCTTCATCCCGGTGACTTTCATGACCGGACCGGTTGGCGTCTTCTATCGCCAGTTTGCGTTGACGATGGCGATGTCGATCGTGATCTCCGGTGTCGTCGCGCTGACGCTCACCCCCGTGCTGTGCGCGATGATCCTGAAACCACACGCCGATCACGAACAACAACGTGGGCTGATCGGACTGATCAATCGTGGCCTATCAAAAGTCGCAGGATGCTACGCCTTTCTCATCCGCGGTTTTCTCTGCACGCTACTTGGCCTGTGCGTTGGGACGGGGCTGTACGCGCTGCTTCACAATCACTTCGTCCACGAACTGATCTCCGAGCAGATCGAACTGACGCCGATTCGCACCTGGATCCTCGTTGGCGGCGTCGCCTTGTTATCGATCTTTTCGTTCCGTGCGATGTTTTCGGGAAGCGACGGCAGCGAGAAGAAGCGGGGACCGTTGGGGATCTTTTTGCATCTGTTCGACCGTGGCGTGGAACATGTGACGGGTGGCTATGCCGCGATCCTGCGGCGGATCATCCCGCGTCGGATCTTGACGATGGGCGTCGTGGGCGGATTTGTCTATGGGATTCTCACCGTGACGCAGGTCTTGCCGACTGGATTTATTCCGCTGGAGGACCAGGGGATGATCTATGGCATCGTGCAGACGCCCCCCGGTTCGACGCTCGAATACACCAACGCCAAATGTCATGAGCTACAGAAAATATGCAACCAGATGGACGAGATCACTTCCGTCTCTTCAATCGCCGGTTACGAGGTGCTGACCGAAGGGCGGGGCTCCAACGCGGGAACCTGTATTATCAACTTAAACCCTTGGGCCGATCGCGAACTCACGTCCCGGCAAGTGATCGAGGAACTGGAGAAAAGAGGAGCGGACATCGCCAACGTGAAGCTTGAGTTTTTTGAGCCTCCCGCCGTACCAGGTTTTGGTGCCGCCGGCGGTTTCTCGGTAAACCTGCTCGATAAGACAAACAGCGGCGATTACCAGACGCTTGGCGAAGAGACGGACAAGTTCATGGAAGCGTTGGGGAAACGCAAGGAACTCAAAGGTCTATTCACCTTCTTCGCCTCCAATTACCCGCAGTACGAGATCGTCATCGACAACGACGTGGCGATGCAGAAGGGTGTTTCGATTCGCGATGCGATGGACAATCTATCGATCGTCGTCGGCAGCACATGGGAACAGGGGTTTGTCCGCTTCGGCCAGTTCTACAAAGTCTATGTGCAAGCGGCGCCGGAGTTCCGCAGATATCCCGAAGACCTCGACAACATGTTCGTGAAAAACGATCGCGATGAGATGGTCCCCTATTCCGCGTTCATGAAGATCAAGAAGAAGCAGGGGCTGAACGAGATCAGCCGCTACAACTTATATCCAACCGCTCCGATTCAAGGTGCACCGGCGGAGGGTTACAGCAGTGGTGAAGCGATCGCGGCGATCAAAGAGGTTGCCGCCGAAACGCTCCCCAAAGGCTTTGGCATCGACTGGCAGGGGCTTGCTTACGACGAAGCCAACGCGGGGAACACGGCGGTCTATATCTTTTTGATCGTCGTCGTCTTCGTCTATATGGTTCTCGTCGGGCAATACGAAAGTTTTCTTCTGCCGCTGGCCGTGATCACGTCGTTGCCGGTCGGCATCTTCGGCGCTTTCGCATTGCTGAAGGCGATGGGATTGTCCAACGATGTCTACTGCCAAATCGGTCTGGTGATGTTAGTCGGCCTGTTGGGAAAGAATGCGATTCTAATCATCGAATTTGCGGTCCAACGCCGCCACGATGGACTTTCGATTGCCGAGGCGGGTATCGAGGGTGGACGCTTGCGTTTCCGCCCGATCTTGATGACCTCATTTGCATTCATCGTCGGCATGGTTCCGTTGGTCCGCGCCAGCGGTGCCGGAGCGATCGGAAACCGCACGATCGGTACGACAGCCGCCGGTGGAATGCTGATGGGGACGCTGGCCGGCGTGCTGGTGATACCAGGACTCTATTACATCTTTGCCAAGCTGGCTGATGGCAAAAAATTGTTGAAAGACGAATCGGATCAGCCGCTGAGTGAGCGGATTGAACACGGTTCGCTGAACCATCCGGAGCCCAATGCCTAG
- a CDS encoding TolC family protein, translating to MNRSDKRSKSRLKQRALIAAIITGAVMVQPGCGIPQLRGAKPGQAMPQTYTRPASTSSESVNWDVATAIPTEPPTVDATEESKPSEGGLIRLAGFLRQATKIEPDKSDDKDKTENQDEHGKPSEDQSVVSQAADDPISLFAPAAMPAVDSFDLANTGENSGQFDWHQFFDDPFLAGLIDQALVGNQELRILAEEIQIACNETYARSGEYRPFVDVGAGVGLEKSGEHTRAGAVEDQLEVAPGRGFPDPLPDFLVGANVSWQLDIWKKLRNAQSAAAMRYLSTQEGRNYVVTGLVAEIAENYYELLALDNRLMTLHKTIEIQQNSLKTADAMKEAGRGTELAVQRFQAEVRKNQSEKLIIEQEIVEVENRINFLVGRYPQHVQRMSVEYIDLTLQSISAGVPAQLLQNRPDIRAAERELQAAGLDIKVAKARFYPSLNLNAGVGYQAFAAGYLFRTPESLIYSIGGDLVAPLINKRAIQAAYRTANAKQLQAVYNYQQTVLHAYTEVINQLTKVSNYGKSIEIKKQQLASLEASVDSATKLFQNARAEYVEVLLAQREMMEAKMLIIDIKQQQLSATISAYQALGGSGGAPANFN from the coding sequence ATGAACCGATCTGATAAACGCTCCAAATCACGGCTCAAACAGCGTGCTCTCATCGCTGCAATTATCACTGGCGCCGTGATGGTGCAACCGGGCTGTGGGATCCCTCAGCTCCGTGGTGCAAAGCCGGGACAAGCGATGCCCCAAACCTACACTCGCCCCGCTTCGACGAGCAGCGAAAGTGTCAACTGGGATGTCGCAACCGCGATCCCGACCGAGCCCCCAACGGTCGACGCGACCGAAGAGTCGAAGCCCTCCGAAGGCGGCTTGATTCGGCTGGCTGGATTCCTTCGCCAAGCGACTAAAATCGAACCAGACAAGTCGGACGACAAAGATAAGACCGAGAACCAAGATGAACATGGAAAGCCTTCGGAAGATCAATCGGTAGTATCCCAAGCCGCCGACGATCCGATCAGCCTGTTCGCTCCCGCTGCGATGCCCGCGGTCGACAGTTTTGATCTCGCTAACACCGGCGAGAACTCCGGCCAATTCGACTGGCATCAGTTCTTCGACGATCCCTTCCTGGCGGGCCTGATCGATCAAGCGCTCGTCGGCAACCAGGAACTTCGGATCCTCGCCGAAGAGATTCAGATCGCCTGCAACGAGACCTATGCCCGCAGCGGTGAATACCGTCCGTTTGTCGATGTAGGTGCCGGAGTTGGATTGGAGAAATCGGGCGAGCACACGCGTGCCGGTGCAGTCGAAGATCAACTGGAAGTCGCCCCCGGACGCGGCTTCCCCGATCCCCTGCCCGACTTCCTGGTCGGTGCCAACGTCTCTTGGCAGTTGGACATCTGGAAGAAGCTGCGGAACGCACAAAGCGCCGCGGCGATGCGGTACCTGAGCACTCAAGAGGGACGTAACTATGTCGTTACCGGCTTGGTCGCTGAGATCGCCGAGAACTACTACGAACTGTTGGCGCTCGACAACCGCTTAATGACGCTCCACAAGACGATCGAGATCCAGCAGAACAGTCTCAAGACCGCCGATGCGATGAAGGAAGCTGGACGTGGTACCGAGCTAGCGGTCCAACGGTTCCAAGCGGAGGTGCGAAAGAACCAGAGCGAAAAGTTGATCATCGAGCAAGAGATCGTCGAGGTCGAAAACCGCATCAACTTCCTCGTCGGTCGCTACCCGCAGCACGTTCAACGGATGTCAGTCGAATACATCGACCTGACGCTTCAATCGATCAGCGCCGGCGTCCCGGCTCAACTGTTGCAAAATCGCCCCGACATTCGCGCAGCCGAACGCGAACTGCAAGCTGCCGGCCTGGACATCAAAGTCGCCAAAGCCCGCTTCTATCCATCGTTGAATCTCAACGCCGGCGTAGGCTATCAAGCCTTCGCTGCCGGGTATCTGTTCCGTACGCCCGAATCGTTGATCTACAGTATCGGCGGCGATCTGGTCGCGCCGTTGATCAACAAGCGAGCGATCCAGGCGGCGTATCGAACTGCAAACGCCAAGCAACTGCAGGCGGTCTACAACTACCAACAAACCGTTCTGCACGCCTACACCGAAGTCATCAACCAACTGACCAAGGTATCCAACTACGGCAAGAGTATTGAGATCAAGAAGCAGCAATTGGCGTCGTTGGAAGCTTCGGTCGACAGCGCCACCAAGTTGTTCCAAAACGCTCGAGCGGAATATGTCGAAGTCCTGTTGGCTCAACGCGAGATGATGGAAGCCAAGATGCTGATCATCGACATCAAGCAGCAACAGTTGTCGGCGACGATCTCTGCCTACCAAGCACTCGGCGGCAGCGGCGGCGCACCCGCGAATTTCAATTGA